The following are from one region of the Thiohalomonas denitrificans genome:
- a CDS encoding glycosyltransferase yields the protein MATININNIACVVPARNGCESLRQLFLSIRNQVIPFDLFIVDSSSTDGSVSFARKHGAHVHVIPVSEFNHGGTRQMMVDRLQQYDVFIFLTQDAYLEDNVAIERLVAPFNDLAVGAVCGRQLPHIDANPWAEHARLFNYPPESRVKSMGDAVEFGIKTPFISNSFAAYRREALLDVGGFPKHAILSEDMYVAARMLLKGWKVAYAGNASARHSHNYTMMEEFRRYFDTGVFHAREPWIREQFGQAGGEGLRYVQSELRFLGLRRLHLWPSSLLRNALKLVGYKLGFAESKLPTGLKKRLSMHWRYWEGTHA from the coding sequence ATGGCAACCATTAATATAAATAATATTGCCTGCGTTGTCCCCGCGCGCAACGGGTGCGAAAGCCTACGCCAGCTTTTTCTTTCGATCCGCAATCAGGTGATACCTTTTGATTTGTTTATTGTGGATTCGAGCTCCACAGATGGTAGTGTGTCATTCGCCAGGAAACACGGGGCACACGTCCACGTGATCCCCGTGAGCGAGTTTAATCACGGCGGCACTCGCCAGATGATGGTTGACCGCTTGCAACAGTATGATGTTTTTATATTTTTGACGCAGGATGCCTATCTGGAAGATAACGTCGCCATCGAACGTCTCGTTGCGCCATTTAACGATTTGGCAGTCGGAGCTGTGTGCGGCCGCCAACTTCCGCATATTGATGCCAATCCCTGGGCAGAACATGCGCGGTTGTTCAATTATCCTCCTGAATCGCGCGTCAAATCGATGGGCGATGCAGTGGAATTCGGGATCAAAACCCCATTTATCTCGAATTCGTTTGCCGCCTACCGCCGTGAGGCGCTATTGGATGTAGGCGGCTTTCCAAAGCATGCCATTCTTTCCGAAGACATGTATGTGGCAGCCAGGATGCTGTTGAAGGGATGGAAAGTAGCTTACGCGGGAAATGCTTCTGCGCGGCACTCGCACAATTACACGATGATGGAGGAGTTTCGTCGGTACTTTGATACGGGGGTTTTCCATGCCCGTGAGCCCTGGATTCGTGAACAATTTGGTCAGGCTGGGGGTGAGGGGCTACGATACGTGCAGTCCGAGCTCCGGTTTCTCGGGTTGCGTCGGTTGCACTTGTGGCCATCTTCGCTGCTCAGGAACGCATTGAAGTTGGTGGGGTATAAGCTGGGTTTTGCGGAAAGTAAGTTGCCGACCGGACTGAAGAAGAGATTGAGTATGCACTGGCGGTACTGGGAAGGAACTCATGCATAA
- a CDS encoding O-antigen ligase family protein, with amino-acid sequence MLNVNDDRSSSGSFDYVTTVLFALIIGLPTGYLMGYPIKHAALLVSGAYIATIWLRRWQRDGLGGIVFWLGLFLFLFSYMALGLSQWGPLAVREFGMMLTPAVVSLLLVLWIQSTNSLWFFRALFFSVVAILAGVKFLLLAGSLIFDLSFVQINGLYARVFGTGFVSMSLPHGLYRIYVQTDIIAGFAPAIVAWLQSQKVEPRPGKIEYLIIFLSFFVSLFSFSRYIWLLFLICFLAWMLSFRKQAWQVLLATLLLAAAALLSYQLAEKRFEPELNVASDSIRLQQAPALLDTWLDAPFLGNGLGAYNPDLVRSHNEPYSYELQLLSLLPKFGVIGVTIILAGLLAVGYVLVQGKARWAIFIGALTLSAGIFNPYLFNSNIAILYAAIYLAFLTSRNQKAKAIE; translated from the coding sequence ATGCTTAATGTGAATGATGACAGGTCCAGCTCGGGTTCTTTTGATTATGTGACGACTGTCCTTTTTGCATTGATTATCGGACTACCAACGGGGTATCTGATGGGGTATCCGATTAAGCATGCTGCACTGCTGGTTTCAGGAGCCTACATTGCCACGATTTGGCTTCGCAGATGGCAGCGGGACGGGTTGGGCGGGATAGTTTTCTGGCTGGGGCTTTTTCTGTTCTTATTCTCCTACATGGCTCTTGGGTTGTCGCAGTGGGGGCCGCTTGCAGTACGTGAATTTGGAATGATGCTTACCCCGGCGGTAGTGTCACTTCTGCTAGTACTCTGGATTCAGTCAACGAATTCACTGTGGTTTTTTCGGGCCCTCTTTTTTTCTGTTGTGGCTATTCTTGCTGGCGTAAAATTTCTGTTATTAGCAGGATCTCTCATTTTTGACTTGTCCTTTGTGCAGATAAACGGTTTGTACGCAAGGGTTTTTGGAACTGGCTTTGTGTCGATGTCGTTACCACATGGCCTTTATCGAATCTATGTGCAGACTGACATCATAGCGGGATTTGCGCCGGCAATTGTGGCATGGCTGCAGAGCCAGAAAGTAGAGCCTCGGCCGGGAAAAATAGAATATTTGATTATATTTTTGTCCTTTTTTGTCAGCCTCTTTAGTTTTTCTCGCTATATATGGTTGCTCTTTTTAATCTGCTTTTTAGCTTGGATGCTTTCGTTTCGAAAGCAAGCCTGGCAGGTTTTATTGGCAACTTTGTTACTTGCTGCGGCTGCGCTACTCAGCTATCAGCTTGCCGAAAAGAGGTTCGAGCCAGAGCTTAATGTCGCTTCCGATTCGATTCGGCTACAACAGGCCCCCGCCTTATTGGATACCTGGCTTGATGCCCCATTTCTAGGTAATGGGCTCGGGGCTTACAATCCGGACCTGGTACGCTCGCATAACGAGCCGTATTCTTACGAGCTTCAGTTGCTCTCTCTTCTTCCCAAATTCGGAGTGATTGGAGTTACGATTATTCTAGCCGGGCTGCTGGCGGTTGGGTACGTTCTGGTGCAGGGAAAAGCCCGCTGGGCAATTTTCATTGGTGCTCTTACGCTTTCGGCCGGGATATTCAACCCATACCTTTTCAACTCGAATATCGCAATTCTATATGCAGCCATCTATCTCGCGTTTTTGACGAGCCGTAATCAGAAGGCCAAAGCAATTGAATGA
- a CDS encoding glycosyltransferase family 2 protein yields MTLVNRSAEPLVEILLATYNGGQYLSEQLDSLFAQTYKNWKLLVHDDGSVDDTLEIVRRYASREPGKITLVDDRYRAGGAKNNFAHLMSLATADYVSFCDQDDIWLPNKLECSIAALTESEARWGKDVPIAVFTDAKVVDAELEPVAPSLWQHQATSPGLAKSFRRLSIRNCVTGCTMMINRAALDNALPIPDVAVMHDWWIALTILKCQGVLRPIGRSTVLYRQHSSNAVGAQNHGFRRFMGKAARPIQMYREVVGGYLMAKQVGAYDNPGEYVLQKTKEIGRSMISSTSHE; encoded by the coding sequence ATGACGCTAGTAAATCGATCGGCCGAACCACTCGTCGAAATACTGTTGGCTACGTACAACGGCGGTCAGTACCTAAGCGAACAGTTGGATTCTTTGTTCGCTCAGACGTACAAGAACTGGAAGCTTTTGGTCCATGATGACGGTTCTGTAGATGATACCTTGGAAATTGTGCGGCGTTATGCTTCCCGGGAACCGGGAAAAATCACACTGGTAGATGATCGGTATAGAGCAGGTGGTGCAAAGAATAACTTTGCGCATTTAATGTCTTTGGCAACGGCGGACTATGTTTCCTTTTGTGATCAGGATGATATCTGGCTTCCGAACAAGCTGGAGTGTTCGATTGCGGCTCTGACCGAGTCTGAAGCGAGATGGGGAAAGGATGTGCCCATTGCGGTATTTACCGATGCAAAGGTTGTTGATGCTGAACTCGAACCTGTTGCACCTTCCTTATGGCAGCATCAGGCAACGAGCCCGGGGTTAGCGAAATCGTTCAGGCGCTTGTCGATTCGAAACTGCGTTACTGGGTGTACGATGATGATAAACCGGGCCGCATTGGATAACGCACTACCCATTCCAGATGTTGCAGTAATGCATGATTGGTGGATTGCCTTGACGATATTGAAATGTCAGGGGGTATTGCGTCCAATCGGTCGATCAACGGTTTTATACAGGCAGCACTCGAGCAATGCAGTGGGAGCACAAAACCATGGGTTTCGTCGTTTCATGGGTAAAGCTGCACGCCCAATTCAAATGTATAGAGAAGTAGTTGGTGGATATCTAATGGCGAAGCAAGTCGGGGCCTATGACAATCCCGGTGAATATGTTTTGCAGAAAACGAAAGAGATTGGGCGGTCGATGATTAGTAGCACATCTCACGAATAA
- a CDS encoding glycosyltransferase family 2 protein, translated as MKVSIAMATYNGERYLEDQLNSFLAQTRFPDELVVCDDGSSDDSMQILEAFRRKAPFSVEVCRNNKSLGSTKNFEKAIQLCTGDIVFLSDQDDVWVAEKIERVAREFANHPEAGYVFSDALVVDDLLQPLGYTMWDREKFTRLQRELFSRGRQLEVLTKHNVVTGTAMAFRSDRTALFCPIPENWVHDGWIALIASAAGGGGRLIDDCLVKYRQHSEQLIGGRRIGLTKQLQIAKSTGSDFYGEEKERFVNAMERLRQLGNLAPKVALGLGGKIAHLEARQQLYRGLGKGGFVYFSEVAFGRYRKYSSGWRSAAKDLIALMRQTSQKTGQG; from the coding sequence ATGAAGGTCTCGATCGCAATGGCCACGTATAACGGCGAAAGGTATCTCGAAGATCAGCTCAATAGTTTTCTTGCGCAAACCAGATTTCCCGATGAGTTGGTGGTGTGCGATGACGGCTCTTCTGATGACTCGATGCAGATTCTGGAAGCCTTTAGGAGAAAAGCCCCTTTTTCTGTAGAGGTGTGCAGAAACAATAAAAGCCTCGGAAGCACGAAAAATTTCGAGAAAGCCATACAGTTGTGCACTGGCGATATCGTTTTCCTGTCGGACCAGGATGACGTATGGGTCGCAGAAAAGATTGAACGGGTTGCACGAGAGTTTGCGAATCATCCCGAAGCCGGCTATGTCTTTTCTGATGCGCTGGTGGTTGATGATCTTTTACAACCACTTGGCTATACGATGTGGGACCGCGAAAAGTTTACCCGATTGCAGCGGGAATTGTTTTCGCGGGGGCGGCAACTGGAGGTTCTTACCAAGCACAATGTGGTGACCGGGACCGCCATGGCGTTCCGCTCCGATCGGACGGCTCTGTTTTGCCCGATTCCCGAAAACTGGGTGCATGATGGGTGGATTGCGCTGATTGCCTCTGCGGCTGGTGGAGGCGGACGATTGATTGACGATTGTCTCGTGAAGTATCGGCAACACTCGGAGCAGCTGATTGGTGGCCGTCGAATCGGACTTACGAAGCAGCTACAAATCGCGAAGAGTACCGGTTCGGACTTTTATGGTGAGGAAAAAGAGAGGTTTGTCAATGCTATGGAACGGCTGCGTCAGCTGGGTAACCTGGCTCCAAAAGTTGCACTTGGGCTTGGCGGGAAAATAGCTCACCTGGAAGCCCGACAGCAACTATACCGTGGTTTGGGGAAAGGCGGGTTTGTTTATTTCAGCGAGGTCGCTTTCGGTAGATATCGGAAATATTCAAGCGGCTGGCGGAGCGCAGCAAAGGATCTTATTGCGCTGATGAGGCAGACAAGCCAAAAGACTGGTCAGGGATAA
- a CDS encoding sulfotransferase — protein sequence MNAITMDIKQSTPIIFVGMHRSGTSLLGQLLEQLGLFVGKEKDENNESLFFQELNTWLMVQCGTRWDNPEPVADLWSDEARPVLDASLKYASDLMSSPRSARHLGIERYLKHRSIFRFTDPWGWKDPRNTLTLPFWLELFPDARVIFIERHGVDVAESLRVRSSRTIETARRRYERKKSIAWLRQKRGVFCESPRCLSLEGGFSLWETYQVSARRHLATLSGNQLFRVRYEELLDRPLAVVKEVAEFCALPVTDSRAREITASINPSRAYSFRDQAELVHFAKERQERLNVWDYGL from the coding sequence TTGAATGCAATTACCATGGACATAAAACAGAGTACTCCAATTATTTTTGTCGGTATGCATCGATCAGGGACAAGTCTGCTCGGACAGCTACTGGAACAACTGGGCTTGTTTGTTGGCAAGGAAAAAGATGAAAACAACGAGTCGCTTTTTTTCCAGGAATTGAACACCTGGTTAATGGTGCAATGTGGCACGCGCTGGGATAACCCTGAACCAGTCGCCGACCTATGGAGTGACGAGGCTAGACCAGTACTCGATGCATCGCTGAAATACGCCAGCGACCTGATGAGCTCCCCGCGTTCTGCGCGTCATCTCGGGATTGAACGTTACCTTAAGCATCGGTCGATTTTCAGGTTCACAGATCCTTGGGGTTGGAAAGATCCCAGAAATACGCTCACTCTTCCCTTTTGGTTGGAATTGTTCCCTGATGCTCGAGTGATATTTATCGAACGGCATGGCGTCGACGTCGCGGAAAGTCTACGCGTTCGCTCAAGCCGGACCATTGAAACAGCGAGGCGGAGGTACGAGAGAAAAAAATCAATCGCATGGTTGCGGCAGAAGCGTGGGGTATTTTGTGAATCACCCCGTTGCCTGTCACTGGAGGGTGGATTTTCCTTGTGGGAGACGTATCAAGTATCGGCCCGTCGCCATCTTGCGACTCTGTCCGGTAACCAACTGTTTCGCGTGCGCTATGAGGAGCTACTGGATAGACCGTTGGCGGTCGTAAAGGAGGTTGCCGAATTTTGCGCATTGCCAGTTACGGATAGCAGGGCCCGCGAGATAACAGCTTCGATAAATCCCAGCCGTGCATATTCTTTTCGCGATCAAGCCGAGCTGGTTCACTTTGCAAAAGAGCGACAGGAACGATTGAATGTCTGGGATTACGGCTTGTGA